The Planococcus liqunii genome includes a region encoding these proteins:
- the ezrA gene encoding septation ring formation regulator EzrA has protein sequence MMKYIIIAVIILLAIIVVGLLFRKKHNAEIERLEQLKLQIQNKPILEELTKVKQLNMNGQTEEMFERWREIWTEIMDLHIPKIDALLFDADDAINRFRFGKATELEKDIEVRIDDVDRHMNEILSELEELIGSEEKNRSEMDVMKDQYRLARKNLLAHQHSYGAAAAPLEKKLEAFSPLFEEYDRLTAEGNYLKARTTVMGLSEEGDYVFSLIDEIPALLTDINSKIPSYINELRNGIREMESQSYYLNHLELTRQLDRMEDELVGMKEEVARLNVDETKEKAEEMKERIDSFYEILEKEVKAKHFVDYYKAETGRHLELINRDARDMHDECLFVQQSYKISESDAAIPKACLEKLEELNRRFDLFKSRTEEDQSAYSNLEEELVYIREELAKIDVTQHDFTESLKSLRIGENEARRKVEDLKRRLQETDRMLHKANTPGIPEEMDVRLEEAEEQLFVAMQSLQEVPLNMKLVDNYVMNAEQSIEEVEEKSAEMIENVLLIERIIQYGNRFRKTNPQMDAKLKEAEESFRQLRYSKALEEAATAVESFEPGSMKRIEVLVKEEAWRV, from the coding sequence ATGATGAAGTATATCATCATTGCGGTCATCATTCTATTAGCGATAATTGTCGTCGGCTTGTTGTTTCGCAAGAAGCACAACGCGGAAATTGAACGCTTGGAACAGTTAAAACTGCAAATACAAAACAAACCAATACTTGAAGAATTGACGAAAGTAAAACAATTGAACATGAACGGCCAGACAGAAGAGATGTTCGAGCGCTGGCGTGAGATATGGACGGAAATTATGGACTTACATATTCCGAAAATTGATGCGTTGCTGTTTGATGCAGACGATGCGATTAATCGCTTCAGATTCGGAAAAGCTACAGAGCTTGAAAAGGACATTGAAGTCCGCATCGATGATGTCGACCGCCATATGAACGAGATTTTAAGTGAACTTGAAGAATTGATCGGCAGTGAAGAGAAAAACCGCAGCGAAATGGATGTCATGAAAGACCAATACCGCCTGGCGCGGAAGAATTTATTGGCGCATCAGCATTCTTACGGTGCAGCAGCTGCTCCTTTGGAGAAAAAGCTGGAGGCTTTCTCGCCGTTGTTTGAGGAATACGACCGTTTGACAGCGGAAGGCAATTACTTGAAAGCACGGACAACCGTTATGGGCCTTTCAGAAGAAGGAGATTACGTTTTCTCGTTAATCGATGAAATTCCTGCGCTGTTGACAGACATCAATTCGAAGATTCCTTCCTATATCAATGAATTGCGCAACGGCATCCGTGAAATGGAAAGCCAGTCCTATTACTTGAACCATTTGGAACTGACGCGCCAACTGGACAGAATGGAAGACGAACTTGTCGGGATGAAAGAAGAAGTTGCCCGGTTGAATGTAGATGAAACAAAAGAAAAAGCAGAAGAGATGAAAGAACGCATTGATTCGTTTTATGAAATTCTGGAAAAAGAAGTGAAAGCTAAGCATTTCGTGGATTACTACAAAGCGGAAACCGGACGGCATTTGGAACTCATTAACCGTGATGCGCGCGATATGCACGATGAATGCTTGTTTGTTCAGCAGAGCTATAAGATTTCCGAGAGCGATGCGGCCATCCCGAAGGCTTGCCTGGAAAAATTGGAAGAACTGAACCGCCGGTTTGATTTGTTCAAATCGCGGACAGAAGAAGACCAGTCCGCGTATTCGAACCTGGAAGAAGAACTGGTTTATATTCGAGAAGAGTTGGCGAAGATCGATGTCACCCAGCATGATTTCACAGAATCACTGAAGAGCTTGCGGATTGGCGAAAATGAAGCACGCAGAAAAGTGGAAGACTTGAAACGCCGCTTGCAGGAAACAGACAGAATGCTGCACAAAGCCAATACACCAGGCATTCCGGAAGAAATGGATGTCCGGTTGGAAGAAGCGGAAGAGCAGTTGTTTGTAGCGATGCAAAGCTTGCAGGAAGTTCCATTGAACATGAAACTGGTTGACAATTATGTGATGAATGCTGAACAATCGATCGAAGAAGTTGAAGAGAAGTCAGCTGAAATGATTGAAAACGTACTTCTTATTGAACGCATTATTCAGTACGGCAACCGTTTCCGCAAAACAAACCCGCAAATGGATGCCAAGTTGAAGGAAGCGGAAGAGTCGTTCAGACAGCTCCGTTACTCAAAAGCATTGGAAGAAGCGGCAACAGCAGTTGAAAGCTTCGAACCGGGGTCAATGAAACGCATTGAAGTACTGGTCAAAGAAGAAGCATGGCGAGTTTAA
- the tpx gene encoding thiol peroxidase — protein sequence MVQVTFKQNPVTLPGKEVQVGEQAPNFTVLANDLSPVSLEDTAGKVRLISVVPSLDTGVCSLQSKRFDQEAASLGDNVEVLTVSADLPFAQKRWAEENGTKGITLLSDHRDLSFGEAYGTTMQELRLLARSIFVIDDKDQVAYVEYVPEGTDHPNYDKAIEAVKALTN from the coding sequence TTGGTACAAGTTACATTCAAGCAAAATCCGGTAACATTGCCCGGAAAAGAAGTACAAGTAGGAGAACAGGCACCGAATTTCACGGTCCTTGCTAATGATTTGAGCCCCGTATCTTTAGAAGATACAGCTGGGAAAGTCCGTTTGATTAGCGTTGTGCCTTCACTCGATACAGGAGTATGTTCACTTCAGTCAAAACGCTTTGACCAGGAAGCGGCATCTCTTGGCGACAATGTGGAAGTGCTGACGGTTTCAGCTGATCTGCCATTTGCACAAAAGCGCTGGGCGGAAGAAAACGGTACAAAAGGCATTACACTTCTTTCGGATCACCGCGACTTATCGTTTGGAGAAGCTTACGGTACAACAATGCAGGAACTGCGTCTGCTGGCACGTTCGATTTTTGTCATCGACGACAAAGACCAAGTGGCTTATGTGGAATATGTTCCAGAAGGCACCGACCACCCGAATTACGACAAAGCGATTGAAGCCGTTAAGGCATTAACAAACTAA
- the sppA gene encoding signal peptide peptidase SppA, protein MNTKRWIALIAAAAILVISLVINSAFAIFQSTLGTSMDEFLAVSEATVSEQIVEDGDFDKRIAVLNVEGTIQDTGEAASLLGGTGYNHDLFMEQLEQVKNDDSIKAVMLKVNSPGGGVVESAQIHDKITEIQEETKKPFYVSMGAVAASGGYYISAPADKIFVNRETMTGSLGVIMQTVNYGELAKKYGVDFVTIKSGPFKDIGSPTREMTADEQALLQEMLDDSYEAFVDVIEDGRGMSEEQVKKVADGRIMNGRQAVEAKLADDFGFEEDVLAALRTDYDLKGAQVIEYGADQGIGSLFSMKLGSLFGNDMESKLIAKLLTDNSAPRMMYMYGEQ, encoded by the coding sequence ATGAATACGAAAAGATGGATCGCATTAATTGCGGCAGCGGCCATATTGGTTATTTCCCTGGTGATCAATTCGGCTTTTGCCATTTTCCAGAGTACACTCGGCACAAGCATGGATGAATTTTTGGCAGTATCCGAAGCAACCGTGTCCGAGCAAATCGTTGAAGACGGAGATTTTGACAAGCGCATTGCGGTGTTGAATGTTGAAGGGACCATCCAGGACACCGGGGAAGCTGCTTCGCTTTTGGGCGGAACCGGCTACAACCATGATTTGTTCATGGAGCAATTGGAACAAGTGAAAAATGATGATTCCATTAAAGCGGTTATGCTGAAAGTCAATTCGCCGGGTGGCGGAGTAGTGGAATCAGCGCAAATCCATGACAAAATCACCGAAATCCAAGAAGAAACCAAAAAACCTTTCTACGTATCGATGGGGGCTGTAGCTGCTTCCGGGGGCTATTACATTTCAGCTCCAGCGGACAAGATTTTCGTTAACCGTGAAACCATGACCGGTTCGCTTGGAGTGATCATGCAGACAGTCAATTACGGGGAACTGGCTAAGAAATACGGCGTGGACTTCGTTACGATCAAATCGGGTCCATTTAAAGATATCGGAAGCCCGACGCGTGAAATGACAGCCGACGAGCAAGCATTGCTTCAAGAGATGCTGGACGACTCGTACGAAGCATTTGTAGATGTGATTGAAGATGGCCGCGGCATGTCTGAAGAACAAGTCAAGAAAGTCGCAGACGGGCGCATCATGAACGGGCGCCAGGCTGTCGAAGCAAAACTGGCAGACGACTTCGGTTTTGAAGAAGATGTGCTGGCAGCTTTGCGTACGGATTACGACCTGAAAGGTGCACAAGTCATCGAGTACGGAGCCGACCAAGGAATTGGATCGCTGTTCTCGATGAAATTAGGTTCTCTGTTCGGCAACGACATGGAATCGAAACTGATTGCGAAACTTTTGACCGACAACAGTGCACCGCGAATGATGTATATGTACGGTGAACAATAA
- a CDS encoding RDD family protein, with protein sequence MTNHSNDETHAATPIQNDRPELQNYKEVMFYERQPAGFWVRFWAYLIDLLIIASATSILVKPIFLLIGVETAETVWYAPYAIISAVLFYAYFVLMTKFFGQTVGKMILGLRVVSLKEDHLSWGTLLFREWIGRFISVTILPLYWIVGFTKLKQGVHDFIADTTVIHEQTYRKQIVFEKKRSEGSELQEAETF encoded by the coding sequence ATGACGAATCATTCCAATGATGAAACGCATGCAGCAACACCTATTCAAAACGATCGCCCTGAATTGCAAAACTATAAAGAAGTGATGTTTTACGAACGCCAGCCGGCAGGTTTCTGGGTACGGTTCTGGGCGTATTTGATCGATCTTCTGATCATTGCTTCGGCAACTTCCATTTTAGTCAAACCGATTTTCCTGTTGATTGGCGTAGAGACGGCGGAAACGGTATGGTATGCGCCATATGCCATCATTTCAGCTGTGCTGTTCTATGCGTATTTTGTCCTGATGACGAAGTTCTTCGGACAGACTGTCGGCAAAATGATTTTGGGGCTGCGGGTCGTTTCGTTGAAAGAAGACCACTTATCTTGGGGAACATTGTTGTTCCGTGAATGGATCGGCCGGTTTATTTCCGTGACGATCCTGCCGTTATACTGGATTGTCGGCTTTACGAAGCTGAAACAAGGGGTCCACGATTTTATCGCGGATACGACAGTCATTCATGAACAGACCTATCGCAAACAAATCGTCTTCGAGAAAAAGCGTTCGGAAGGGTCTGAGTTGCAAGAGGCTGAAACCTTCTAG
- the rarD gene encoding EamA family transporter RarD: MADEKKGILFTILTYTIWGFLPLYWKQVDHVPSDEILTSRIIWAFVLTVIFIFLIGGGKQLLADVKSLWQSKKTFFSLMLASYLITANWFLYIFAVTNDRIVETSLGYYINPLVSMLLGVFFLKEKLSNATKVAFALAAIGVLILTISYGTFPWMAFGMAFSFAFYGLIKKTIKLDALRGLALETLFVLPLGLIYYAYLFSNGSASFLHEGAATDILLIISGAATALPLVLFATGAPLIPMYMIGFLQYIAPTLMLLLGVLVYGEAFDRTDLISFSFIWVALALFTTSKVMEARSVRREKLNAQH, encoded by the coding sequence ATGGCAGACGAGAAAAAAGGCATACTGTTTACGATTTTAACTTATACGATTTGGGGCTTCTTGCCGCTTTACTGGAAGCAAGTGGATCATGTACCAAGCGATGAAATTCTGACATCGCGCATTATTTGGGCATTTGTCCTGACAGTGATTTTCATCTTTTTGATTGGCGGCGGCAAACAGCTGCTGGCCGATGTGAAAAGTTTGTGGCAGTCGAAGAAGACGTTCTTCAGTCTGATGTTGGCTTCTTATTTAATAACGGCGAACTGGTTTTTATACATTTTTGCCGTAACAAATGACCGGATTGTGGAAACCAGTCTGGGTTATTACATCAACCCATTAGTTTCGATGCTGCTGGGTGTGTTTTTTCTGAAAGAAAAACTGTCGAACGCCACAAAAGTTGCATTTGCCCTGGCTGCGATTGGCGTCTTAATTTTAACCATTTCCTACGGCACCTTCCCTTGGATGGCATTTGGAATGGCGTTTAGCTTTGCATTTTATGGCCTGATCAAAAAAACGATCAAACTGGATGCACTGCGCGGCCTGGCGCTGGAAACTTTGTTTGTCTTGCCGCTTGGGCTCATTTATTATGCCTATTTGTTTTCGAACGGGAGCGCTTCGTTTTTGCACGAAGGAGCAGCGACGGATATTCTGCTGATCATTAGTGGAGCAGCCACGGCTTTGCCGCTCGTATTGTTTGCGACAGGGGCACCGCTCATTCCCATGTATATGATCGGATTTTTGCAATATATTGCACCGACTTTAATGCTCTTGCTTGGCGTATTGGTGTACGGCGAAGCTTTTGACCGGACCGATTTGATTTCGTTTTCATTCATTTGGGTGGCTCTTGCATTGTTTACAACTTCGAAAGTAATGGAGGCACGAAGCGTCAGAAGAGAAAAATTAAATGCACAGCATTAA
- the mbcS gene encoding acyl-CoA synthetase MbcS: protein MNREELLAPEKYNLVEEIEKYATGDGKLAIVWESDKGEEQQVTYEELIKKANKAANSFEKAGLKKGDIVLVMVPRLIEAYVAYIGALKAGLVVIPSSEMLRAKDISYRLNHSNAKAVIAYEPFMDQFKEVEEMARVTKFVIGHSDQSWISLQEEMEAASDVYEAADTKSNDMAFLSYTSGTTGNPKGAVHSHGWAYAHLRTSAEHWLGAKEGDLVWATASPGWQKWIWSPFLATLGSGATGFVYNGKFDPEVYLQILERRKINVLCCTPTEYRIMAKQENLASFDLHALHSAVSAGEPLNANVINVFKEHFNLEVRDGYGQTENTLLVGVMKGMDIRIGSMGKPTPGNRVEIIDEFGKPVNAGEVGDIAVHVDTPALFKGYFKDDERTKMQFRGEYYVTGDKASKDDDGYFWFEGRGDDIIISSGYTIGPFEVEDALVKHPAVQECAVIGAPDEIRGTIVKAFIVLVPGNEANDELVKDLQNHVKELTAPYKYPRAIEFVEELPKTASGKIRRVELRQKEQAKK from the coding sequence ATGAATCGTGAAGAATTACTGGCACCTGAGAAGTACAACTTAGTTGAAGAAATTGAAAAGTATGCCACGGGCGATGGCAAACTGGCGATTGTTTGGGAAAGCGATAAAGGAGAAGAGCAGCAAGTTACATACGAAGAATTAATCAAAAAAGCCAACAAAGCGGCAAACAGTTTTGAAAAAGCCGGATTGAAAAAGGGAGATATTGTTCTTGTGATGGTCCCGCGCCTAATTGAAGCATATGTCGCATACATCGGGGCATTGAAAGCGGGGCTCGTTGTGATTCCAAGTTCCGAAATGCTGCGCGCAAAAGACATTTCGTACCGGCTGAACCACAGCAATGCAAAGGCCGTTATTGCTTATGAGCCGTTTATGGATCAATTCAAGGAAGTGGAAGAAATGGCACGGGTGACAAAATTCGTCATTGGCCACTCCGATCAATCGTGGATTTCTTTGCAAGAAGAAATGGAAGCGGCTTCAGATGTTTACGAAGCAGCCGACACAAAGAGCAATGATATGGCGTTTTTGTCTTATACATCCGGAACGACTGGAAATCCCAAAGGCGCCGTGCACAGCCACGGATGGGCCTATGCGCACTTACGGACTTCTGCCGAGCATTGGCTCGGAGCAAAAGAAGGCGATTTGGTCTGGGCCACTGCGAGTCCGGGATGGCAAAAATGGATCTGGAGTCCGTTCCTGGCTACATTAGGAAGCGGCGCAACCGGCTTTGTCTACAACGGCAAGTTTGATCCGGAAGTGTACCTGCAAATATTGGAGCGCCGCAAGATCAATGTATTGTGCTGTACGCCGACGGAATACCGCATTATGGCGAAACAGGAAAATCTGGCATCGTTTGATTTGCACGCTTTGCACAGTGCTGTGTCTGCGGGGGAACCATTGAATGCAAACGTAATCAACGTCTTTAAAGAGCACTTTAACTTGGAAGTCCGCGACGGTTATGGCCAGACTGAAAACACTTTGCTAGTAGGAGTTATGAAAGGAATGGACATCCGCATTGGTTCAATGGGCAAACCGACGCCGGGCAACCGGGTGGAAATCATCGATGAGTTCGGAAAACCGGTTAACGCCGGAGAAGTCGGAGACATTGCGGTCCACGTCGATACGCCTGCCTTATTCAAAGGCTATTTCAAAGACGATGAACGGACAAAAATGCAGTTCCGGGGCGAATACTACGTCACCGGAGACAAAGCGTCAAAAGACGATGACGGGTACTTCTGGTTTGAGGGAAGAGGCGACGACATCATCATTTCTTCCGGCTACACCATCGGGCCGTTCGAAGTGGAAGATGCGCTTGTGAAGCATCCGGCGGTCCAGGAATGTGCGGTCATCGGTGCACCGGACGAAATCCGAGGCACCATTGTGAAAGCCTTCATCGTGTTGGTGCCGGGCAATGAGGCTAACGATGAGCTGGTGAAAGATTTGCAAAACCATGTAAAAGAACTGACTGCTCCATATAAATACCCGAGAGCGATCGAGTTTGTGGAAGAGCTGCCAAAAACCGCTTCCGGAAAAATACGGCGCGTCGAATTGCGCCAAAAAGAACAAGCGAAAAAATAA
- a CDS encoding class I SAM-dependent methyltransferase has product MNSEMEKVFNFIDGHASKLQKEQDLPYLESLLETTETWLDGHIEPDGQAGKEDVRKAIQLAVLKGMKEHVQPHHQMTPDALGLLVGYLVELFVKEKEFTLLDPALGTGNLLLTVMNYLDGRITGAGVEIDDLLIRLAASTSDLTEQPVTFYRQDALQPLLIDPVDAVVADLPVGYYPDEEVAGTYELKAEEGMSYAHHLFIEQALKHTVDGGYLFFVIPKALFESPQASQLHTFLKKTAYIQSVMELPESLFKNSAFAKGILVLQKKKEGIKAPKEVLLARVPNMSNAQSMAKFFSQVSQWFKENKQ; this is encoded by the coding sequence ATGAATTCAGAAATGGAAAAAGTATTTAATTTTATCGATGGCCATGCCTCCAAATTGCAAAAAGAGCAGGATCTGCCGTATTTGGAAAGCTTGCTGGAAACAACAGAGACTTGGCTGGACGGCCATATCGAGCCTGACGGGCAAGCCGGAAAAGAGGACGTCCGGAAAGCGATTCAGCTGGCAGTGTTAAAAGGCATGAAAGAACATGTCCAGCCTCACCATCAGATGACGCCGGATGCACTTGGCCTCCTGGTTGGTTATTTGGTGGAACTGTTTGTGAAAGAGAAGGAGTTCACCTTGCTTGACCCAGCGCTTGGAACAGGGAATCTTCTGTTGACGGTCATGAATTACCTGGATGGCCGCATTACCGGAGCTGGAGTGGAAATTGACGATCTTTTGATCCGTTTGGCTGCATCAACTTCGGATTTGACAGAGCAGCCGGTGACGTTCTACCGGCAGGACGCTTTGCAGCCACTATTGATCGACCCGGTAGACGCTGTCGTTGCTGATTTGCCGGTCGGATATTATCCGGATGAAGAAGTCGCTGGAACGTATGAGCTGAAAGCGGAAGAAGGCATGTCGTATGCGCATCATCTATTTATCGAACAAGCGCTGAAACATACCGTAGACGGCGGCTATTTATTCTTTGTCATTCCGAAAGCGCTGTTCGAATCGCCGCAGGCCAGCCAATTGCATACCTTCCTGAAGAAGACGGCATATATTCAGTCCGTCATGGAACTGCCGGAAAGCCTTTTTAAAAATTCGGCTTTTGCAAAAGGCATCCTGGTGCTGCAAAAGAAAAAAGAAGGCATCAAAGCGCCGAAAGAAGTGCTGCTTGCCCGCGTTCCAAATATGTCGAATGCCCAATCAATGGCCAAATTCTTCTCGCAGGTTAGCCAGTGGTTTAAAGAAAATAAGCAGTAA
- the hisJ gene encoding histidinol-phosphatase HisJ yields MKRDGHIHTPFCPHGTKDELRAYIEKAIRSGFGDISFTEHAPLPSSFADPTPEKDSGMSLETLHLYLDAIKQAKDAYKNDIQIRVGLEVDYITGYEAETRSFLDEYGPLLDDSILSVHFLRLGSDYFCMDYSKEVFMDIARQAGSVEAVYELYYETVEASIIAELGPFKPKRIGHPTLVHKFQLAHGEKIDDDQHIKRVLEKIAETGYEMDLNGAGFSKPDCLESYPPQRYIPFAESLGIPFVFGSDAHSVNGLHKHYEKLYNK; encoded by the coding sequence ATGAAAAGAGATGGACACATTCATACCCCTTTTTGCCCTCATGGCACAAAAGATGAATTGCGTGCGTACATAGAAAAAGCGATTAGATCCGGTTTTGGCGATATTTCCTTTACCGAACATGCGCCTCTCCCCTCTTCTTTCGCAGATCCGACTCCCGAAAAAGACAGCGGAATGAGTTTAGAAACTTTGCACCTTTATTTAGACGCCATCAAGCAGGCTAAAGATGCCTATAAGAATGATATCCAAATTCGCGTCGGATTGGAAGTGGACTATATCACCGGTTATGAAGCGGAAACCCGCTCTTTTCTTGATGAATATGGACCATTGCTGGACGATTCGATTTTATCGGTTCATTTTTTGCGTTTAGGCAGCGACTATTTCTGCATGGACTACAGCAAGGAAGTTTTTATGGATATAGCCCGTCAAGCCGGTTCAGTGGAAGCCGTATATGAACTGTACTACGAAACTGTTGAAGCTTCCATCATCGCTGAGCTTGGACCTTTTAAGCCGAAACGCATCGGCCACCCGACGCTAGTCCACAAATTCCAGCTTGCGCACGGTGAAAAAATCGATGACGACCAGCATATCAAGCGCGTCCTCGAAAAAATTGCGGAAACAGGCTATGAAATGGATTTGAACGGCGCCGGCTTCTCGAAACCCGATTGCCTTGAATCTTACCCTCCGCAGCGCTATATCCCTTTTGCCGAGTCGCTCGGCATCCCGTTCGTCTTCGGCTCGGATGCACATAGCGTCAATGGCTTGCATAAGCATTACGAGAAACTTTATAATAAGTAA
- the thiI gene encoding tRNA uracil 4-sulfurtransferase ThiI has product MKTKQVLVRYGELSTKGKNRSSFIGRLRDNVRQMFADLETVRVKAERDRMFILADDEREMEQVLERLPNVFGIQSFSPVTEAELNFEAMKRAAIAVVSKLDRDNKSFKVSVKRPFKEFPHEKPEITQEIGSHVLRSFPELSVQMKNPDIDLKVEIREEAAYMMAEVVEGAGGLPVGAGGKALLMLSGGIDSPVAGYHMLKRGVRLELIHFFSPPYTNDRAKEKVFDLAEKLSQFGSSVTLHIIPFTKLQQEVHKQVPDNITMTSTRRMMMRVADLVLAETKSQAIITGESLGQVASQTLESLHAINAVTNTPVLRPLIAIDKLDIIETAQRIGTYDISIRPYEDCCTIFTPANPKTKPKLEKVEFYENFVSFDELIREAADQRETIKFPRVKEAKFENLL; this is encoded by the coding sequence ATGAAAACAAAACAAGTCCTCGTCCGTTACGGGGAATTATCCACTAAAGGGAAAAACCGCAGTTCGTTTATCGGACGGCTTCGGGATAATGTACGGCAAATGTTCGCCGATCTGGAAACGGTCCGCGTCAAAGCGGAACGGGACCGCATGTTTATTCTAGCGGACGATGAACGCGAAATGGAACAGGTGCTGGAGCGTTTGCCGAACGTCTTTGGCATTCAGTCGTTCAGCCCGGTCACTGAAGCAGAATTGAACTTTGAAGCGATGAAACGAGCGGCAATTGCAGTGGTCAGCAAATTGGACCGCGACAACAAAAGTTTTAAAGTATCAGTCAAACGGCCGTTCAAAGAATTTCCGCACGAAAAACCGGAAATCACCCAGGAAATTGGATCGCATGTGCTCCGCAGCTTTCCGGAACTTTCTGTTCAAATGAAGAACCCAGATATCGACCTAAAAGTGGAAATCCGGGAAGAAGCGGCGTATATGATGGCTGAAGTTGTTGAAGGGGCTGGCGGGCTGCCTGTCGGCGCCGGAGGAAAAGCTTTGCTGATGCTATCCGGTGGAATCGACAGCCCGGTAGCAGGATACCATATGCTGAAGCGGGGGGTCAGACTGGAACTGATTCATTTTTTCAGTCCGCCGTATACAAATGATCGGGCAAAAGAGAAAGTTTTCGATTTGGCCGAGAAGCTGAGCCAGTTCGGATCTTCCGTCACGCTGCACATCATTCCGTTTACGAAACTTCAGCAGGAAGTGCATAAGCAGGTGCCGGATAATATCACGATGACTTCCACGCGCAGAATGATGATGCGCGTAGCGGATTTGGTGCTTGCAGAGACTAAAAGCCAAGCCATCATTACAGGTGAAAGCTTAGGCCAAGTGGCCAGCCAAACGCTGGAATCGCTGCACGCGATCAATGCGGTGACGAATACCCCGGTGCTCCGGCCGCTGATTGCGATTGACAAGCTGGACATTATTGAAACCGCCCAAAGAATCGGGACGTACGACATTTCCATTCGGCCCTATGAAGATTGCTGCACCATTTTTACGCCGGCCAATCCTAAAACCAAACCAAAACTTGAAAAAGTCGAGTTCTACGAGAACTTTGTGTCGTTCGATGAATTGATCCGGGAAGCGGCAGACCAGCGGGAAACCATCAAATTCCCGCGTGTCAAAGAAGCGAAGTTTGAAAACCTATTATAA
- a CDS encoding cysteine desulfurase family protein encodes MIYLDNSATTQPRKEVLETFVKVNEQFYANPASIHRMGNEAEDLLEGARTQIKQILNMEQVVFTSGGTESNNLALIGAAKAYQHRGKHIITALTEHPAVLKPLAVLEEQGFEITRLPVDETGAIGLNELNNALRNDTILVSLMHVNNEIGTIHPIAEVKKLLDGTRTLLHVDAVQSVGKLELPFGSMPDLLTVSGHKIHGLKGSGILAFNQVELLPVLYGGGQEFGLRSGTVAVPQAVALAKALRLAMPRPEYAEWNRDLRAFFAGFAGVKIISPEKGAPHILAVAVKGMKGEVLVSGLQQESVVVSTSSACSSKSKETSHVIEAIGVPRGYKEGVIRISFGAFTQAEDIAALKTAFERVYRLIK; translated from the coding sequence ATGATTTACTTGGATAACAGCGCAACTACCCAGCCGCGAAAAGAAGTGCTTGAGACGTTCGTAAAAGTGAATGAGCAATTCTACGCCAATCCGGCATCAATCCATCGGATGGGAAACGAAGCGGAAGATTTGCTGGAAGGCGCACGCACGCAAATTAAGCAAATCTTGAATATGGAGCAAGTGGTTTTCACATCCGGCGGCACGGAATCCAATAATCTGGCACTGATCGGCGCTGCAAAAGCATATCAGCACCGGGGGAAACACATCATCACCGCCCTTACAGAGCATCCGGCAGTCCTTAAGCCGTTAGCCGTTCTTGAGGAGCAGGGATTTGAAATTACCCGGCTGCCGGTCGACGAAACCGGGGCCATCGGTTTGAATGAGTTGAATAACGCCCTTAGAAACGATACGATTTTGGTAAGCTTGATGCATGTCAATAACGAAATCGGCACAATCCATCCAATTGCTGAAGTGAAAAAGCTGCTCGACGGAACACGGACATTGCTCCATGTCGATGCAGTTCAAAGCGTTGGAAAGTTGGAGCTTCCTTTCGGTTCCATGCCGGATTTATTGACTGTATCGGGGCATAAAATCCATGGCTTAAAAGGCAGCGGCATTCTGGCATTCAACCAAGTGGAACTTCTGCCGGTTCTTTACGGCGGCGGCCAGGAGTTTGGCTTAAGAAGCGGAACCGTTGCTGTGCCGCAAGCGGTAGCTCTAGCAAAAGCGCTTCGCCTGGCCATGCCACGACCGGAATATGCCGAATGGAACCGGGATCTTCGGGCATTTTTCGCCGGATTTGCCGGTGTTAAAATAATCAGCCCGGAAAAAGGGGCTCCCCATATTCTTGCAGTGGCAGTGAAAGGCATGAAAGGCGAAGTGCTGGTATCCGGTCTGCAGCAGGAGTCGGTCGTTGTGTCGACTTCGAGCGCCTGTTCCTCAAAAAGCAAAGAAACCAGCCATGTCATTGAAGCAATCGGCGTACCGCGCGGATACAAAGAAGGCGTGATCCGCATCAGCTTTGGGGCTTTCACACAAGCCGAAGATATTGCTGCATTGAAAACGGCATTCGAGCGGGTTTACCGCTTGATCAAATAA